From the genome of Deferribacteraceae bacterium V6Fe1:
GCTTCTTCTTCAGCTGGAATAGGAATAATCTTCTGCTCTATTGTCCTTATTACAGGCCCCATTTGGGCAAAGCCTATCTGGGGGACATGGTGGACTTGGGACCCAAGGCTTACTACCACGCTCATTTTGTGGTTTATCTATGTGGGTTACCTAATGTTAAGAAAATTTATAGATGAAGAGGACAAAAGGGCTAAGTTTGCTGCAGCGGTTGGTATCGTAGGTTTTATTGACGTGCCGATAGTTTTCTTGTCTATCAGATGGTGGAGGACAATCCACCCAAATGTTTTACAAAAAGGTGGCGGCGGGCTTCATCCTGATATGATTACAAGCCTAATCGTGTCAGTAATCGCATTTACATTTTTATACCTGATGCTGATGAACAAAAATTTAAAGATTAAAGCTTTGGAAAGAAAAATTCTTACAATAGAAAACGAATAAAAGGGGTTAATATGAAAAATTTCTGGTATTTATTCTCTGCTTATGCTGTCATATGGGTATTGATATTTTCTTACATACTTAAGCTTAACAGTAAAATCAAGGAGCTTAGCCAGAAAGTGGACAGGTTAACCTCTAAGGAATAGCCGTCACTTCTTCTTTTTCATAAAATCTATCAGTGACACCACATCCCTGTTGATGGCCTCAATATTTTCCTGCTTAATTTCGTCATAAATTTCCTTTCTGAATACCTGCACATTTTTTGGGGCTTCTATTCCTATCTTCACATTTTTACTCGATATATCCACAATCTTTATTTCTATATCGTCCCCAATCATCAGGCTTTCATTAAGCTTTCTCGTTAAAACTAACATGCTTCCCCTATTTGCTAAAGAGCGGCGTCTTCACTTTATAAATATCATCTTCTAAAATTATCTGTTTTGCAAGTTTTTTATTAGTGTTTATCACTACAGGGGCTTTTAAGTTAATTGTGGCATTTTGAGGGTCATCCTTAACCACTACAAGTCCGAAAAGTGCCATCTCTTCGTCTTTTTCAATCTGTAATACTTTGTAATCCCTTTTATTAAACTTTGGAGAATAATCAGGGAAAAATGTTTTTATGTCTGCAAGTATGAAAGTAACATTTTCATCTTGAACTGACTGGAAGTAAGAAAAAGGATAAAACTCTTCCGAAGAGATAAACAAAAAGTCTGACAGCTCATTAAATCCCAAGATAGGTGATACCATAGTCACCAAATCATCTTCGGTATACTCAAACTTGCCAAGTTTAGGTGAATTCAAAACTTTTTTCTCCATATTTTCCTCTTTTTTCAAAACTTTTTGTGCACTCATCTTACACCTCTATAAAATATTTATTATAAATAGTCCATAATTGACATCTGAAGCACTTTGGCAGCAGTTGACATAGCCATCTGATAAGCCTGCTGCGCCAATTGAAATTCCGTAATGGCCTTTGTCATATCTATTTCCGTTGAGCCAAGATATTTAGATTTTATCTCTTCGTTGGAAGTAGATATAGTCGTATGAAAATTAATCAGAGAATCCACTCTATTTTGCCTTGTGCCTGTCAAAGTCAAGTTTGTAGTTATCTGAGTCTCGGCTTTGTCAAGGACAGGAATTTCATAGTTAATCCCCGAGCCTACAGTTGAAGTGAAGGAATCTGCTGTATATAGCTTGCCTGCATCAAAACCTAATTTCACACCATCACCTACATCTTTTAACTTCCCAGCAGTATTAAGAGAAACATAATTTATCAGTTCACCACTGCTACCTGAAACCTTTATTTTTACTTCATCTCCGGGCTTAAAATACCCTAAAGTCCCGGCATAATCCCCTTCTAAAATCAGGTTGGTTATATCATTATTGTTATCAGTATCATAATTAAACGCTAAATTGCCGTTAACATTTGAGGCAACTATGTCGACACTGCCTGCTATTTTGGAATTTATCTCATTGGCTAATTCATCTATGGAGTTATATTTTTTTGCATCTACAGTAACAGACTTATTACTCCAATTTGTACCGTCAAAATACTTAAAAGTAAGTGTCCGCTCCAAATCTGTTGTATTTTCGAGCTCTAACACAGGTGTCTGTTTTGAATAAACAAATCTTTCACTACTGCCAAGCCCAAGTGCAGCCGCAGTAGTAGAGTCATTTGCATTAATCTCCACATTTTTCAGACCGCTGCCTGATTTTATTACAAGTTTATTGTTAAGAACTTCTGCTTTAATGCCTAGTCCCAAAAGGGTTGGGTTTTTATTAATAGCATTTAACAAATCGTCTGATGTGCCACCTGCTAAAATATTAAAACTTACGTTTGAAACATTTCCACTATTGTCAGACACCAAAACATCAAAGTCCAAGGGGTTTGCAGAAGGTAAAGATAAATTGCCTACACTTGAAATGCTTAGCTCTTTTTGAATGAAAAATTCAGTTTTATCCCCGACAGGCTGGACTTCATAAGTCCACTCATCATTATAATTACCTCTAAATGTCCCATCCAGATAAGGGCTTGCTGTAGACTTAAGGCTTTCGTCACGCCAAGCGCTCGGAGCCCCTATCCCCTCTTGGGGAATGTTCATATTCAGTGCATCGTAAAGATTTTTTAGCGACCTGAATATATCTACATTTTTACCTTCCTGAACAATATTCATGTCCCCAAGACTAAAGCTCGAATTTGCCTTCAAGCTGACTTCAAAGGACTGATTTGAACTTGAATCAACCACAACAGATACACCTGAGCCAAGATCGATTGGGCTGCCGTCATACCCGGTAACGGTCTTTGTAAGTATTGTTCCACCTTTAGCATCGACAACTGTCACATCCAAATCGGTAGGATTAACAGCATTTTGATTTATGGAAACTCGCCATGTATCATCACCATTCCCTTTGTATTTGCCAAGAAGTGTTACATTCCTATTTACTTCGGGATATCCAAGCCCTTTATTACTTTCGGCAAATCTGAGAGTAAATTTGCTCTCCCCTGAGCGTAAATCTCTTACATAGACATTCCCGTTTTCAATACTAGCCTTGACAGTATACCCATAAAGCTCTTCGATAAAGCCAAGTAAATCTCCTACCCTCTTTTCTGTAGCCACGGGAAATTCACTTCCATAGGCATTATCATATTTTGCAGTGCCGTTATGGCTTACAGCAAGATATGAATCTGATCCGTAATTTATATTTTCCAAATTAAACTTAATATCAAATGTGGAATTTGCACTAACATTTACATTTGAAATTTCATAAGATATCTTGAAGTTGAGCCCTTTGGCTTTTAAGGCATTGTCCAACGCATTTTTTATTTCAAATTTTTCTATATTCCCATCTGAGTTTTCATCTACAGGGGTAAAAGTGATTTTCTCACCGTTAATAACAAACTCTGTAGCGGTTGATGCAGACGCACTCACACCGGTAAAATCAACGGAAATCTTATTCTTAGTATCAAAATCATCATAATTTATCTCAAACCTTGTATCTTTCCCTTTTACTTCATACTTAAAATTCGGATCATATGTCACAACTTTGAAAGTCACACTTGATGATGTATAGATTGGATTAATAACGGAATAGTTATTCCCTACTGCCGTAGTTATTGCACTTTCAATAGATGCCTCGTCAAATGAGCTAAAATTGACCGTACTAGCTACAGATGAATTCGGAACCAATAAATCCACAGTTGCAGCGCCAGTAATATTTATCTCATCACTTACTTCTATGTTTCCTTCAAACCCTAAAGTGTTATTTTTTGAGCCGTAAAGTTCAAAATTAACCATATTGCCAGCTCTTGTGGTACTAAAAAGTATTTTATCACCGTCGGCACTTGCCTCTATCTCATTCCCAAGACCATTTGTTTCAAGTATTCTATTCAAGCTAAATACCACATCGTCCATATCTTGATATGCTCTTTTGTCCATTGTGAGCAGATAATCTTTCCCGGCATATTTTAATAATATAGACCTTTCCGAATCATTTTTATCTGTCATGTCAAGTGTCGCACTATTGACAGACAATAATTTTGCCGCACCGACTTTATATCCGTAATGGTCAGTCCCTGAAATATCAATATAGTCTGCATCCCCCAAATTTGCCGAATCTATCTGAGAAAACTTTGTGGTAGAAGTTATCCCCAAACCTTTTACTGTGTTGTATCTTGTAGATTTTAACACTCTGTCAGCCTCAAGAAATACCTCTTTGCCTGTAAGATTTAAAGTAACTTCCTGATTATATCCGATTTTGGTATTAATTTTTCCCAAATCCCCATGGTATCTGATATCATCTCCGGGCTTAAAGTAAAAATCTATCTTGCTGTTTGTAAAATCACTTTCAGGGAGCTTTACCGCAAAACCAAGACCCGTATTTATAACTTTCCCCGGCTCAAATTTAACTGAAATAGAAGTGCTTGTCCTGTTGCCACCTTTAGCCGTCTCATCGCTACCGTTTGAGTCAAGAAAAAGAATATTATTATTTTTATCATAAACGGAAATTGTCACGATATCAGTATTTGCATCCTTGTTTAAATATATCGAATATGCACCCTCATCAGGCTCCGGCATGTCCCCAAAAACTTTTCTCGTATAAACTTCCACCTCAGAGTTATCTGAGCTTACAGAAGATATTTCCCTTGTATCTGCAGTAAAAGGAGTTGTTTCAGTCTCAAAGCCTGCAAACAGATATCTTCCCATATAGTTTGCATTACCAATATCAACCATTGAGTCCAAGATATTGATTACATCCCCTGCAAGTGCTTTTCGACTGGTAGCACTCTGGCTATCATTGGCACCGGCTATGGCGTATTGGTTTTTTGCCTGACTTAATAAGTCTATTGCCCTTTGCAGCTCATTATCTGTATTTGTAATCCAAGATAGTGCATTTTCTGCATTTGACTTAAACTGATCAGCTTCATCTATTGTCCTTTGAACATTAATAGCACTTACATAATTTATGGGGCTTTCTTCAGGCTTTAGCAATGTCCTGCCCACTGTCACCTTTTCATTGCTGTCTGTCAGCTTTGTGAGAGATTTCTCCAAGTTGGACATATATTTAAAAGGCAATAAATTAAAAGTTACTCGCATATGTCACCCCTATCTGCCAACAAGTCCGACCCCATTGATAAGCTTGTCTATCATCTGGTCAACCGCAGTAATGAATCTTGCGTTTGCCTCGTAAGCTTTTTGAAACTTTATGAGGTTTGTAAATTCCTCATCAATGGAGACACCTTTTATCTGCTCCAACTTCATAGTGAATTGGTCAACAGACTGTTTTTTTGAGTCATAAAATGTATTTACTTGATTTTTATCAGCTGCGATGGTTGTGGTAAAAACCGAGTAAAATTCATCAATGGAATAATTCCCATTTACAAGCTTACTAAATTTCAAATTTGATAATTCAAGGGCGTTTGAATTATCTCCGGGTGCGGTAGATTTGGCAGTTGCTATAAAATTAGGATTGGTAGCAAGAAAATCATTTACTGCAATATCACTTGCGCCTGAACCTTTAAAATAGCCATAAAGGCCTGATGCCACCAAAAAATTTGTCGTATCTTCAACAAATGAAAATGTATATCCTTCATCCGCAGTAATTTTTATTGTATTACCACTTGAAATCTGTGCGGAAATTTTACCGCTCGCCACAGTTGCCCCTGCCTGATTAATCTTTTCTATTACCGAATAAAGATTATCCTCTTCAGGGTTGATATCGATATCAAAATTCCCTGATACTTCACCTTCACTATTGTAGACGGCAATTCTAAATGTCCCTTCATTTATATCATAAGGGAATTTACCGGCATCCCTTGTAAAAAGAAATGTCGGACTTTGCACCCCGTTTGTAGATGTTATGGAGTTAAACCTTTCCACCCCAAGGCCAGTAGAATGTATTCTGTTGGTTTCTTTGATAAGGGTCTGAGCAAGCTCATCAAGCTTGCCTTTATAAGAAGTTAATGTTTCATCCCTTGTTTTTAATTCTCCGGCAAGTTTGCCTGAATATATTTTAGAAGTTATATCCACCAATGGGTTATTGCTCCCTTTTGTCCCCCAATATATATCGTAATGATTGTCATTATCTTCATTTTTGACAGTATATATCTCGTTAATTACATCCGAATCCACCAGAGTAATTCCACCAACTAAAACTGCAATCTGCCCGTCATCCCTTTCAGAAGTGGTTATATTGACATACTCTGACAGTTTGTTAAGAAGTAACTCTCTTTGATCACGAAAATCGTTAGCCTTATTTTCCCCGGCTTCAACTTTACCTATCTGTATGTTTATCTGCCTTATATTTTCAGCTATATCATTAATCTCATTTACATACTGCTCAATTTTAAAATCCGAAGTGCCTTGCAATCTTTCAAGCTGTGTATAACTCTCCTGAATCTTGCTGGTTAAAATATCCGTTTTGTTAATAAGTTCAATTTTCTTAACCTGAGACTCGTCAGAGTTATCCGGTGCCGTATTTGCCAAGCTTTGCCATGCATTAAAATAGTCTTTCAAAGCATCTCCAAGGCCAGAACCACTTTCAAGCTCATTAAAATAGATAGACACTTCATCCAGAGATGTTTGAAGTGAAGACCAATAGCTGAGGGATGATGTTTCCCTTCTTAAATTGTCAGCCAAAACATTATCATATGTCCTTTCTATGTACTCTACTTTTGAACCCCTTCCAAAAGGTCCTGGGGTAACAAGAAGAGGATTTTGGGTCGTAACTACGGCGCGCTGCCTTGAATACCCTTCCGTATTAGCATTGGCTATATTATGACCAGTTACATCAATCCCTGCCTGGGATGTCATCAGCCCTGAAATACCGGTATATAAAGTACCGAAAATATTGGACATACTAATCCCCTTTTATGCACTTCTTGTGAAAGAAGCTAATTTGGCTGCCTTTGCCCCGCTACTGCTGTAAGAATGCCCGGTAGAAATTCCTATTTTATCAAAAAAATCTGATATAAGCCTAAGATTTGTAGAGTAAAGGACTTTAATGGCAAGATTTTCATTGTGAGTTTTAGCCGCAAGCTCTGTAAGTCTTTTTTTCAAATCCATTAATTCCTGTTTCTCAGGAGAATCTGAAAGGTGATCTATAATGTCATTAAGATTATTCCCAACCAAGCCATTTAGATTGCAATACTTTTTAATATACTTATCTTTGGCTTCATCCAAAACCCTGTCTTTGTAAATAACAGTATCCTTTTGCTTTGCAACCTCAATAACCTTGTCTATGTCCCAATGAGTTATATAATATTTCTCTTTCTCTATTATAGAGTTAAGCTCTTCCAGCAGATTCAGTTGACTTTTAAGCACACCTATAAGGTTCTGGATTGTTTCCATATCTTCCTCCAATTTTTAGCTTTAGGTGAACTTTAAAACAGGTCGTCTACAGCAGTATTAACTATCTTTTCTACCACTTTTCTGCCGGAGAAATCATATGTACCGGTTTCAATCTGCTTCTTTATCTCACTAACCTTCTCAGCTCTTACTTCCGGTGCAGATTTAACCTTGGACACAAGACTATCAACCTTGCCTGAAGAAGACAGCTCGACCTTATCCTTTGCGGTCCTTTCTTTACCACTCGGCTTAGCCTGCTCACTGTCCTTTTTGACAGCTTTCCCCAAATTTTCATAAGCAATGTTAATTTTGTCTTCAATTCTCATAGTCTCCTCCAGTTACAACTGGATAATCGGCAGAATTTTAAATAACTTTAACAAAAATTACAACCTTTTAAAGTTCACTTTCTATATTCCAAATTTCATGCCATAATTTTCAGGCTATTTTTAGCCGTTTTTGCCACATTTTCTGAAAGCAAAGAGTATTTTTTTCCTTCACTCTGAGAATAATTTTCCTTAAAAAAGGATAAAAGCATCTCTTTAATACCGCCTGAGGAATTTTTAGCTGCAGCCTTAGAAACTTCAAAGTCAAACATCTCAGTAAATGTTTTTTCACCTTCAGACTTCTTTATAAAATCCGACTCATAACTCCCCTGCCTGCCTGTTTTCATAATTATATTGTAAAACAGTGCCTCAAACTCTTCACACGCCTTTTCGAGCCTTTTGGTTTGAGTGTCTGCTATCTTTATATTTGGGCTACCTATATTTTTAATCATTAGATTACCTCCAACTCACCTTGCAAAGCACCTGCTGCTTTAATTGCCTGCAATACCGCGATTAAATCTCTTGGGGAAACCTTAATGGCATTAAGTGCCTTCACAAGGTCACTAATTTTTACACCTTCGGGTATCATCATTAATTTTGCATCCTCTTCTTCAACTTGGACTTCTTGATTATTTGTTACTACCGTCTGCCCTTCTGAAAATGGTGCCGGCTGAGAAACTTCGACAGTATTTGTTATCTTTATTGTCAAGTTACCATGAGACACCGCAACAGTTGAAATCCTAACATCAGAGCCCATAACAATAGTCCCTGTCCTTTCATCCACTACCACTTTAGCAAATGTTTCAGGCTGAATTTCAAGGCTAATCACTTTGTTAACAAACTCATAATAATTATTTTTAAATTCTTGAGGAACAATAATCTTTATTGTCGTAGGATTTGCAATGACAGCTATGTCTTCACCAAAATATCTGTTTATGGTATTTTTTGCCTGCACTATATTTGAAATACTCAAATTGCTAAAACTCAAGCTCAAATAATCACTGCTCAAATTAAACGGTATCTCTTTTTCTATTAATGCACCGTTTGGTATCCTGCCAACTGTCGGATGATTCTTTACTGCACCTGCACCACCCGCAGAGACATTCATCCCACCTACTGAAATTGGTCCTTGAGCCACAGCATAAATCTGACCGTTTGGAGCAGAAAGCGGTGTCAAAAGGAGTGTTCCACCTTCGAGGCTTTTAGCATCCCCAATTGAGGAAACGACCACATCCACTTTTGTACCGGTCCCGGCAAATGGAGATAATTTTGCTGTCACCATAACTGCAGCGACATTTTTAACGCTGACTTTAGCCTTATCTACGGTTATACCCATTCTATCAAGCATATTAACCAACGATTGTATGGTAAACTCAGTCCCTGACTTGTCACCTGTACCGTTCAATCCGACAACTAAACCATACCCAATAAGCTGATTGTCCCTTATTCCATCTATAGTTGCAATGTCCCTAATTTTTACACTTGCCTCCAAAAAGGATGCTGTAAGTAACATCATGATAATAATTATATATTTTTTCATCTCAACCTCCCTTAAAACGGCCATATCCAGTCTATTACGCTGCCAAGCCACCCTTTCCTATTGGCATCACTTAATACACCTTTTCCGGTATATGTAATCTGAGCGTCGGCTATTGCAGTGGAAAGTACCGTATTGTTTGCATCTATATCTTTTTGTCTAATTATACCTTTTACAGAGATAGTCTGCTTTTCCTGATCAACAAGTATCTCCCTATTCCCCTCAATCACAAGGTTTCCGGAAGGTAAAATATCTACGATTCTTGCAGCAATTGTAGCCGATACCGAGTCAGATTTTTTCTTTGCACCCGAACCCGTAAAAGAGTTGGATGTGCTTGCTGCTACGGTTGGGTCAAATGCATTCCCTTTCTTTAAAAAATTTGTCATACCCAAATTCAAAGGGAGCCCCATTAAATTTGTAATACCGCTGTTATATGCAGATGATTTGCTTGTTTTTGTGGAATTAGAATTAGTGGCTGAAGAAGACTCAATAATCTTTACTATGATTATGTCCCCGAGAGACCGCCCTTTGTAATCCAAAAACATAACTCCCGAATTACCAACATCGGCCCATAAGGACGGGGATGGCTGTTTTTGCTTCAATGCATTATTATATTTTGCGACCTCTTCATTGTAACTTAATTTTGAAACATTGGAATCGACTTTAGGTTTCTTTGAACAACCTGTAAAGATTAGCAAAACTGCCAATATTATTAAAAAACCCTTTTTCATATGCCACCTCAAACAACTTTTTATGCTTTGCATTTGAAATAGCATATCTTATGCCAAAATTTTTGAGAAATTTTTACCTATCAGAATACTACAAGTGCGGTCTTTTCACCTTTATATACAGCAGTTAGAATTTTTCCTGAATCCAAATTTTTAACCTGCAACTTCTCACCTATATAACTATTCTCAAGTACTTCCCCTACAGTTGCGACAGCAATAAATTTATCTCTGAATAATATTTTTACCTTTTCACCTTTAAAAATATCGGGCTTTCTGTAGGTATTTTTTTCCAAAATAGGTTTACCTGCATAGATTGTTGATTTGGCAAGCTTTTCATCCAAATCATCTGCCAACATATCCCTGATATTAGTTATATTTACAAGCTGCTCTGTATAGTTATTTTTAAATTCTGCCCCTTTATCAATCTTGCTTGTCGCCACAAAACCTTTTTTGTATGTCTCAACATATGCATAAATTCGATACTCTCTTTGTCCGTTATTGATATAAACATCAGTCGACCCGAATGGAATTTCTTTTACTCTGACCTGAAATTCTCCTTTCGCACTTGCAAATATAGTTTTGTTATAATTTATCTTTTTAACCTTAAATTTTAAGCCTTCAAATCTGTTAAGCTCACTTATTAGCTTTTGGAAAATCTCTTTCTCTTCAATAGGCACACCTTTCCTCGTTACGACTATTTTCTCAGGAAATTTTTGTCTGAGAAGTTTTATGTCGTAATTAGTCAATTGTGCAATTTTAGTAAGATAAATATTGACACTTTCATTGTATTCAAGCCCGCAATAGGCAGGCTTGTGTTCAAACATTTTATCTATTTCGTCAAGATAAACACAATCGGTATCGACAGTTAATGTGCCTGCAAAGCTCAAACTGTAAGTTAAAAGTACAATTAATATAAGTCTAACCATAACTTATTTCAAATTATTAACTATCTGAAGCATCTCGTCTCCGGTCTGAATCGCCTTGGAGTTTATCTCATATGCCCTTTGACCGGTAATCATATTAACCATCTCTTCCACCACATTTACATTGCTCATTTCAAGTACACCCTGAGCAATACTGCCGATACCGTCTTCACCCGGCACACCAGTCGTAGGCTCACCGCTAGCACCTGTCTGAAGATAGATATTGTTCCCGATAGATTTCAAACCTGATGGGTTTATAAATCTTGCAAGCTCGATATTTCCTACCTCAGAAGTTGCTGCTTCCCCAGGTAAAGTAACTGAAACCGTCCCATCAGTCCCGATAGAAATACTTGTGGCATTTTCAGGAATATTTATTGTTGGCTCAAGTAAATAACCTTCAGGAGTAACTATATCTCCATCGCTGTTGAGTTTGAATGAACCTGCTCTTGTGTAACCGATATTGCCATCAGGAAGCGTAACCTGAAAAAAACCGTCCCCCTCAATTGCAATATCAAGCATGTTACCTGTTTGCTGGAAGTTGCCCTGGCTGAATATCTTTTCAGTTGCCACAACATTTGAACCAAGACCTATCTGTATCCCCGTAGGGTGAGAAATGCCCGTAGCAGTTATTGCGCCAGCGGGACGAAGCTCCTGATATAGCAAATCCTGAAAGTTAACTCTTGATTTTTTAAACCCTGCATTATTTACGTTTGCTAAGTTATTTGCAATATTATCAATATTAATTTGTTGGGTAGTCATCCCACTTGCTGCTGTCCAAAGTGCTCTTAACATAATCTATCCTCCTTAAGCTATTTTTCCCAATTCGTTTGCCGCCCTCTCATTGAGGGTGTCCATTGTCCTGATAACTCTCTGATATGTCTCAAAAGCTCTGTGTGTGCTTATCATGTTAACCATCTCCCTGACCGGGTTTATGTTACTTTCCTCCAAATACCCCTGCATTACACGAGGGTTTTCAGATTCTTCCGGCAAGGTATCTATCGCAGTAAAAAGGTTATATCCTGTCTTTTGAAGCTTTGACTTATCCTCAAATTCTACCACATAAAGATTATCTACTACCGTGCCGTCCACCGTAATCTGACCATTCCCCAAAATCGAAACGTTTCCGTTTGGAATTCTTATCCCTTCATTATTTTCAACATTTCTTGATAATACCCTATACCCTTGCTGAGTAACAAGGTAACCATCATTATCAATTTTAAAATTGCCGGCTTTAGTAAATTTTATTCCAAAAGGCGTATCAACAGCAAAAAAAGCATCAGGATTGCTAAGTGCCAAGTCAAAAGGATTCCCTGTCTGCCTTATGTTGCCTGAAGAAAAATCGGTTGCTACCTCTGCAAGCCTTGATACTGCATTAATTGTCTGATTATATTTGCTCTGCCTGATAATATCTTGAGGAAAATCTTCTTCTTTTTTCAGATAACTCTCAAAAGTAGGAGTATCCATTTTGTAACCAGCTGTATTTATGTTGGACAAATTGTTACTTAAAACATCAAGCTTTTTCTCCATTTGAAGCATCCCGCTTGCTGCCACATAGAGCCCGTTAAGCATCTTTCCCCCCTTTTTTCATATCGAAGACTTTTGGAAAAGTTTTATCTATCAAATATTCTAAACCTTTGATTTTAAGATATGATACAGGTCTTGCCGCTTTGCCTGGAAAATAAAAAAAATTACTGTCACTTTTTGACAGAACGGT
Proteins encoded in this window:
- the ccsA gene encoding cytochrome c biogenesis protein CcsA, with the translated sequence MKLEKVIDFLSFILILVALYFAFIYAPVEKVMGPVQKIFYFHVASAWIAFFAFFVTFICSIFLLATNRYIFDDIASSSAGIGIIFCSIVLITGPIWAKPIWGTWWTWDPRLTTTLILWFIYVGYLMLRKFIDEEDKRAKFAAAVGIVGFIDVPIVFLSIRWWRTIHPNVLQKGGGGLHPDMITSLIVSVIAFTFLYLMLMNKNLKIKALERKILTIENE
- a CDS encoding CcmD family protein, whose protein sequence is MKNFWYLFSAYAVIWVLIFSYILKLNSKIKELSQKVDRLTSKE
- the csrA gene encoding carbon storage regulator CsrA, which produces MLVLTRKLNESLMIGDDIEIKIVDISSKNVKIGIEAPKNVQVFRKEIYDEIKQENIEAINRDVVSLIDFMKKKK
- the fliW gene encoding flagellar assembly protein FliW, with translation MSAQKVLKKEENMEKKVLNSPKLGKFEYTEDDLVTMVSPILGFNELSDFLFISSEEFYPFSYFQSVQDENVTFILADIKTFFPDYSPKFNKRDYKVLQIEKDEEMALFGLVVVKDDPQNATINLKAPVVINTNKKLAKQIILEDDIYKVKTPLFSK
- the flgK gene encoding flagellar hook-associated protein FlgK; amino-acid sequence: MSNIFGTLYTGISGLMTSQAGIDVTGHNIANANTEGYSRQRAVVTTQNPLLVTPGPFGRGSKVEYIERTYDNVLADNLRRETSSLSYWSSLQTSLDEVSIYFNELESGSGLGDALKDYFNAWQSLANTAPDNSDESQVKKIELINKTDILTSKIQESYTQLERLQGTSDFKIEQYVNEINDIAENIRQINIQIGKVEAGENKANDFRDQRELLLNKLSEYVNITTSERDDGQIAVLVGGITLVDSDVINEIYTVKNEDNDNHYDIYWGTKGSNNPLVDITSKIYSGKLAGELKTRDETLTSYKGKLDELAQTLIKETNRIHSTGLGVERFNSITSTNGVQSPTFLFTRDAGKFPYDINEGTFRIAVYNSEGEVSGNFDIDINPEEDNLYSVIEKINQAGATVASGKISAQISSGNTIKITADEGYTFSFVEDTTNFLVASGLYGYFKGSGASDIAVNDFLATNPNFIATAKSTAPGDNSNALELSNLKFSKLVNGNYSIDEFYSVFTTTIAADKNQVNTFYDSKKQSVDQFTMKLEQIKGVSIDEEFTNLIKFQKAYEANARFITAVDQMIDKLINGVGLVGR
- the flgN gene encoding flagellar export chaperone FlgN, translated to METIQNLIGVLKSQLNLLEELNSIIEKEKYYITHWDIDKVIEVAKQKDTVIYKDRVLDEAKDKYIKKYCNLNGLVGNNLNDIIDHLSDSPEKQELMDLKKRLTELAAKTHNENLAIKVLYSTNLRLISDFFDKIGISTGHSYSSSGAKAAKLASFTRSA
- the flgM gene encoding flagellar biosynthesis anti-sigma factor FlgM; its protein translation is MRIEDKINIAYENLGKAVKKDSEQAKPSGKERTAKDKVELSSSGKVDSLVSKVKSAPEVRAEKVSEIKKQIETGTYDFSGRKVVEKIVNTAVDDLF
- a CDS encoding rod-binding protein — protein: MIKNIGSPNIKIADTQTKRLEKACEEFEALFYNIIMKTGRQGSYESDFIKKSEGEKTFTEMFDFEVSKAAAKNSSGGIKEMLLSFFKENYSQSEGKKYSLLSENVAKTAKNSLKIMA
- a CDS encoding flagellar basal body P-ring protein FlgI, with the protein product MKKYIIIIMMLLTASFLEASVKIRDIATIDGIRDNQLIGYGLVVGLNGTGDKSGTEFTIQSLVNMLDRMGITVDKAKVSVKNVAAVMVTAKLSPFAGTGTKVDVVVSSIGDAKSLEGGTLLLTPLSAPNGQIYAVAQGPISVGGMNVSAGGAGAVKNHPTVGRIPNGALIEKEIPFNLSSDYLSLSFSNLSISNIVQAKNTINRYFGEDIAVIANPTTIKIIVPQEFKNNYYEFVNKVISLEIQPETFAKVVVDERTGTIVMGSDVRISTVAVSHGNLTIKITNTVEVSQPAPFSEGQTVVTNNQEVQVEEEDAKLMMIPEGVKISDLVKALNAIKVSPRDLIAVLQAIKAAGALQGELEVI
- a CDS encoding flagellar basal body L-ring protein FlgH; protein product: MKKGFLIILAVLLIFTGCSKKPKVDSNVSKLSYNEEVAKYNNALKQKQPSPSLWADVGNSGVMFLDYKGRSLGDIIIVKIIESSSATNSNSTKTSKSSAYNSGITNLMGLPLNLGMTNFLKKGNAFDPTVAASTSNSFTGSGAKKKSDSVSATIAARIVDILPSGNLVIEGNREILVDQEKQTISVKGIIRQKDIDANNTVLSTAIADAQITYTGKGVLSDANRKGWLGSVIDWIWPF
- the flgA gene encoding flagellar basal body P-ring formation protein FlgA: MVRLILIVLLTYSLSFAGTLTVDTDCVYLDEIDKMFEHKPAYCGLEYNESVNIYLTKIAQLTNYDIKLLRQKFPEKIVVTRKGVPIEEKEIFQKLISELNRFEGLKFKVKKINYNKTIFASAKGEFQVRVKEIPFGSTDVYINNGQREYRIYAYVETYKKGFVATSKIDKGAEFKNNYTEQLVNITNIRDMLADDLDEKLAKSTIYAGKPILEKNTYRKPDIFKGEKVKILFRDKFIAVATVGEVLENSYIGEKLQVKNLDSGKILTAVYKGEKTALVVF
- the flgG gene encoding flagellar basal-body rod protein FlgG, with the protein product MLRALWTAASGMTTQQINIDNIANNLANVNNAGFKKSRVNFQDLLYQELRPAGAITATGISHPTGIQIGLGSNVVATEKIFSQGNFQQTGNMLDIAIEGDGFFQVTLPDGNIGYTRAGSFKLNSDGDIVTPEGYLLEPTINIPENATSISIGTDGTVSVTLPGEAATSEVGNIELARFINPSGLKSIGNNIYLQTGASGEPTTGVPGEDGIGSIAQGVLEMSNVNVVEEMVNMITGQRAYEINSKAIQTGDEMLQIVNNLK